Proteins encoded by one window of Lates calcarifer isolate ASB-BC8 linkage group LG5, TLL_Latcal_v3, whole genome shotgun sequence:
- the fgf8b gene encoding fibroblast growth factor 8b — protein MKQYLNYYKMRLRTSRLGYLLLQFTALCFYAQNSVQSSPNFKHHVTEQSRLSDRMSRRLTRTYQLYSRTSGKHVQVLANKRVNANGDDGAVHAKLEVETDSFGSRVRIKGVKTGYYICMNKRGKLIGKRKGRGKDCIFTEIVLENNYTALQNAKYEGWYMAFTRKGRPRKASKTKQHQREAHFMKRLPRGHLLSERRPFDVLPLPVPVQPFSRRTKHSHHQRSGGR, from the exons ATGAAGCAATATTTGAACTATTACAAGATGAGGCTGAGAACATCGAGGTTAGGTTATCT GTTACTTCAGTTCACGGCGCTTTGCTTTTATGCACAG AACTCTGTGCAGTCTTCTCCTAATTTCAAGCACCATGTCACCGAGCAGAGCCGACTGTCGGACCGGATGAGCCGCCGGTTGACCCGCACTTACCAGTTGTACAGCCGCACCAGCGGGAAACACGTCCAGGTTCTGGCCAACAAGAGGGTCAACGCCAACGGAGACGACGGAGCGGTGCACG CTAAACTGGAGGTGGAGACGGACTCTTTTGGAAGTCGAGTCCGTATAAAAGGGGTGAAGACAGGATACTACATATGCATGAACAAGAGGGGGAAGTTGATCGGCAAG CGGAAAGGACGGGGCAAAGACTGCATCTTCACTGAGATTGTTCTGGAAAACAACTACACAGCTCTCCAGAACGCCAAGTATGAGGGCTGGTATATGGCTTTCACACGCAAGGGCCGTCCGAGGAAGGCCTCCAAGACCAAGCAGCATCAGAGGGAGGCCCACTTCATGAAGCGTCTACCCAGGGGGCACTTGCTGAGTGAGAGGAGACCGTTTGATgttcttcctctccctgtccccGTGCAGCCTTTCAGCAGGCGGACTAAACATTCCCATCACCAGCGCTCAGGGGGCCGCTGA